DNA sequence from the Cronobacter turicensis z3032 genome:
GGATTCGAACGGTCAGAGACCGAACCCATGATGAATTTCGAAAAACCATAAGCGATGGAAATGCCAGAGAGCGCAAAGCCGAGATCGCCACGTGAGAAGCCCTGCTCCACCAGATATGGCATCGCCAGCGCAAAGTTTTTACGCACCAGATAGTAAGCGGCATAGCCGAAGAAAATCCCCATAAAAATCTGCCAGCGCAGGCGGCGATAGTGCTGATCGACTTCGCCGTCAGGTAGCCTGGCGCGATGCGGGGCGGGTTTAAAAATACTTAACATCTCTGTCTCCTGCTGATGAGGGTTATATCTATTCGTTTTACTTATGTTTCCTTTGCGAGCGTGATAGTAGGCAAAATGCATTATTTATGCTGTGAAACATCGCACAAATTGTTACAGAATTATGACAATCGAAAACAAATGCGCATCGCGTCACGATTATTTTTCGTTCTGTGCGCGTTTATTTTCGATTAAGTCCAAACAGAGGCAGAGAAATGTGGAGGACAGGTGCGGGTGAGCTGAAAAGAACATAGGGCGAACTGCGGTCAGCGCCGCCAGCAGCGTGGCGGGCCTGACATCAAACACTCAGGAAACACGGGCGCCCGGCGATGCACAGGCGCCCCGTTGCGCCGTCAGACCGTGTGCGTCTCGACAACCTGCACCCAACCCTGGCTTGCCGTCACGTCCTGGCCATTCAGCCAGCGGCGCACCAGCGTAAGCGCCATCATGGCGCAAATCTCCTGGCGGATACGCAGCGCGTAACGGCTGGCGTTAAAGCGCAGACGCACGGCCTGCGTGCCCTGCGGCGTGGTCAGCGCGATGTTGATCTCGTCGTCTTCAAAGCTCGCGATGCTCAGCGCCAGATCGGCGAGATGGCGGCTGCGGCGATCGACGTTCCAGTGGGCGGTCTGCGCCAGCGTCTCCACCTGGGCAGGCAGCACTTCGCTCGCCAGCAGCGGCGCGTCGGCACCCGAGAGTTGCAGCGCCAGCAGGCCCGCGGTGAACTGTTCGCTCAGCGTAATGCTCAGTTGCTGCTCGCGCAGGCAGCGCGCAATCTGGGCAGGCAGCGTTTCAGTGCCTTCAAAAATCAGGCTGTCGCCTGCCACCTCACGCACGTGCGGCCAGAGGGCTTCCATCTCTGCGCGACGCGACGCCGGGCCGGTGAGTTTGAGCTCGATAATCGGCGTGGAGGAGCGGTAGCCCATCGCCACGTCCGGCGGCAGCGTCAGGGGATCGAGTTCTGCGGCGAGATCGCTTTCGGAGCGCCCGAACGTGGTGAGTCGCAGGCAGAGCGGCGGCGCGGGGAGCGTAAAGCGCTCACGCAGGCGCGGCAGGATCTCATGCTCCACCATCCGTTTGAATTCAGACGGGACGCCGGGCGTGAAGAAAATCAGACAGCGGTTGAGCTTAATAGCGAACCCGCAGGCGGTGCCAACCGGGTTGTCGATCATTTCGCTGCCCGCCGGCAGCAGCGCCTGTTTGCGGTTACTCGCGGCCATCACGCGCCCGCGCGCTGTGAAAAAGCGCTCCATCTGCGCGAGCCAGCCTTCATGCAGCACCAGCTCCACACCCGCCGCGCGGGCCGCCGCCTCGGCGCTGAGATCGTCGCTGGTCGGCCCGAGGCCGCCGTTGACGATTAAGATATCGGCGTGCTGGCTGCGCTCGGTCAGCGCGGATACCAGCGATTCCAGGCTGTCGCCCACGGTGTTGCGGCGGGTCAGCGGCAATCCCTGATTAAAAAACAGATCGGCAAGCCAGGCGGCGTTGGTATCGACAATCTGACCGTGCAACACCTCATCGCCGGTCGAGAGCATTTCTGTCTGTAGCATTATTTTCTCCGCAGGAAGGGAAGGCTTTACTATAGCGCGCAGAGAAAAGAAGAAGGAGAAAAACAGGCGCAGCGGAACACCGCGCCCGGAAAATCAGAAGCCTGCGCTGACGCCCAGGTACGGGCCATCGGCCACTTTGCTGTCGCGATCGCCATCTTTACCGGTCATGTTGATGTAGCGGTAACCGGCTTCCACGCTGAGCGGACGGAACAGGGAGAAACGCGCGCCCGCGCTGGCTTCCTGGTAGTCGTTCACGCCGCTGGAAAGCGAATCCGGCGAGTAGTAGTAATCGCCGAACAGCGAGATACGCTGCCCGATATCCCAGCGCACGCCGCCGCCGACAGCCGCCGCGTAGCCTTCATCCCCTTCGTTCGGGTTCAGGTAAATGGCCTTGACGCCCGGCGTGACCATAAACGGCCCCAGCGGCAAGTTGAAGCCCAGACCGGCGCCCACAATATCGCCGTGATCGTCATTGTGCGCCCAGTTGCCGGTCAGTTGCAGACCGCTGCTTTCCGTGCCGAAACCGACGCCCATATTGGTGTAATGCTCGCCCACAGAGCCATTGACGCTGATGGCGCCCGCCTGTGTGGCAGCCAGCAGCAGGCCGGCCAGTGCTAAACGAAGTGTGTTTTTCATTCCATGTATCTCAAAAAAAGAAAAAGAGCCCTGCAAACGCAACGCGGCATTGTACCTGTATCGGGGCGGCGATCAATGCGATGCGCTCACCGCCTCCCTGCGGCACGTGAAAAAGGAGAAAACACCTATGCGGAAAAGCATTAAACGGCGCTTTGGCCGCGCGCGGGCGGATGCAGCGGCAGACGAACGCGCACCAGCAGCCCGCCGAGCTGCTCGCCTTTCAGAAGTTCTGCCCGGGTGCGATGCCAGCGGGCGATGTCATTCACCAGCGCCAGCCCCAGCCCGGCGCCGGGGTGCATCGCGGCATTATCGAGACGGCGAAATGGCGTCAGCGCCTGGTCGCGCTGCGCGGCGTCAATGCCTGGTCCGCTGTCTTCCACCTCAAGGCGCGCCTCGCCTGCGTCAAGGCAGACGCGCACCGTCACCACGCCGCCTGCGGGCGTATATTTCAGCGCGTTATCCAGCAAATTGGCGCACAGCTCCGCCAGCAGCAGAGGCTCGGCGGCGACCCACACCGGCCCTTCTTCGCCCTCGTATCCGAGATCGACCGGTTTGCTGCGCGCCTGCGGCAGGCGGGAGAAACAGCTTTCCCGCGCCGCCGCCACCAGATCCACCACGCCGAGCGCGCGCGTCTCGCCCGGCGCCGCGCGCCGCAGCGTCGCGAGCTGCAACAGGCGTTCGGTCAGATCGATAGTCTGATCCAGCGTCGCGCTCATCGCCTGGAGACTTTCGCGCCACTGCGCCGGATCGGGGCTTGCCAGCGCGACGGCCGCCTGGGTTTTCAGCACGGTCAGCGGCGTTTTTAACTGGTGCGAGGCGTCGGCGCTAAAGCGCTCCTGGCGGGCGATCAGCGCGCGCAGGCGGCTGATATAGCGGTTGAAAGCGATGATCAGCAGCCGCGTTTCCGACCACGGCAGCAGATCGGGCAGCGGGGTCAGCTCGCCGGGCGAGCGTCTCACCATCAGGCGCGAGAGCTTGCGCATGGGCTTGAGTACGCGACGCAGCAGCAATCCGGCGAGCACCAGCGTTAACAGCACCAGCCCGCCCTGCGAGAGCGCGGAAGAGATAAGCAACTGCCGCGCCAGCAGATGACGCGACTGCAACGTCTCGGCGACGTAAATCTCCGCCATGCCGTTAATGCCGTCTTCATTGACCGGCTGCAACAGCCGCGCCACTCGCAGCCGCTGGCCCTGATACGTCGTGTGATAAAACCACGCCAGCGCCGGGTAAAGTTCGGTGCGCGCCACGCCGCGCGGCATCGACGGCAGATCGTCATAGCCAGAGATCACCCGCCCGTGCGTATCCTGTACTTTGTAGTAGAGGCGGTCATTCATGTTGCGCTCGACGCTGTCCAGCACCACCCAGGGCACGTCCGCCTGCAATTCGCCATGCTGGACGTTCAGGCGCTCGGCAATAATGCGCGCCGAGGCCAGCAACGTGCGATCGTAGGCCTGGGTCGCGGCATTCAGCGCGCTGACGTAGCTGTTTAAGGCCGAAAAGGCCCACAGCAGCGAGAGCGGCAGACCGAGAAACAGCAGCAGTTTTCCGAGCAGAGATTCAGGGCGCAACCAGCTCATCGCTGCACTCCAGCACATAACCCAGGCCGCGCAGCGTGGTAATTTGAACATTGCTCGCCAGCAGCTTTTTGCGCAGCCGGTGGATGTAGATCTCAATACTTTCCGGGCTGACGTCGTCGCTTAAGCTGAACACCTGTTCGAAAAGTTGCTGCCGCGTGACCGGACGGCGGCGGCGATACATCAGCACGGTTAAGAGCGCATGTTCGCGCGGCGTGAGCGCCAGCGGCCTGCCCTGTAATTCGAAATAGCCCGCGTCGTGAAAGGTCAGCTCGCCGAGACGCTGCGCCTCCTGCACCTGCCCTTCGCTACGGCGCACCAGCGCGCGCAGCCGCGCCTCCAGCTCGCTCAGCTCAAATGGCTTCGGCAGATAATCATCGGCGCCCTCGTTAAGGCCTTTCACCCGGTCGGCCACCGCGCCGTGCGCGGTCAACAGCAACACCGGCACCGCCTGCCCGCGGCGGCGCAGACGGCTCAGCACCTCCAGCCCGCTCATGCGCGGCATTTCAATATCCAGCACCGCCACGGCGTAGCGCTCGTTTTGCAGCAAGTGCTCCGCCGCCAGACCGTCGCCGACGCAGTCCACCGCAAAGCCGGTGTTCGTCAGCGCTTTCTCCAGCCAGTGAGCCAGCTCACGGTTATCTTCCGCCAGTAAGAGACGCATATCACATCCAGTAAAGTTTCTGTCGCGATGAAAGGAAACTGAAAGGCTTTAGTTTTAACAATCATGCAACCGATACGCTACAAAGCAGTTCACATAATCAGAAACATCACGGCAGTCATGCATGAGGATGAAAATGAAAACATCGCTTCTCTCTACCCTGTTAGCAACGTCACTGGCTTTCTCTTTTACCACCGCACTGGCGGCCGAGGCGCCGTCACGCCCGGAATGCATCGCGCCCGCCAAGCCCGGCGGCGGCTTCGATTTAACCTGCAAACTGATTCAGGTGAGCCTCCAGGAAACCGGCGCGCTGGAAAAACCGATGCGCGTGACATACATGCCAGGCGGCGTCGGCGCAGTGGCCTATAACGCCATCGTGGCCCAGCGTCCTGGCGAGCCAGGCACTGTCGTGGCGTTTTCCGGCGGCTCGCTGCTTAATCTCTCGCAGGGGAAATTTGGCCGTTATAACGTCGACGATGTGCGCTGGCTCGCGAGCGTCGGCACCGATTACGGCATGATCGCGGTACGCGCCGATTCGCCGTGGAAAACGCTGGGCGACCTGATGAAAGCGCTGGAGAAAGATCCGAACAGCGTGGTGTTTGGCGCGGGCGCGTCCATCGGCAGCCAGGACTGGATGAAGACCGCGCTGCTGGCCCAGAAAGCGGGGGTCGACCCGCACAAGATGCGCTACGTGGCGTTTGAAGGCGGCGGCGAGCCGGTCACCGCGCTGATGGGCAATCACGTGCAGGCGGTGTCGGGCGATCTCAGCGAAATGGTGCCGTACCTCACCGGTAATAAACTGCGGGTGCTGGCGGTGTTCGCCGATGAGCGCCTGCCCGGCCAGCTCGCTCAGGTGCCGACCGCCAAAGAGCAAGGCTTTGACGTGGTGTGGCCTATCATTCGCGGCTTCTACGTCGGCCCCAAAGTCAGCGATGCCGACTACCAGTGGTGGGTGCAGGCCTTCGAAAAACTCCAGCAAACCGACGAGTTTAAAAAGCAGCGCGATCTGCGCGGCCTGTTTGAGTTCAACCTGACCGGCAAAGCGCTGGATGAATATGTGAAAAATCAGGTCAACGACTACCGCGAGAAAGCCAAAGCCTTTGGCCTTGCGAAATAGCGCAGGAGGATGTGATGAGCGATCGCATTTTTGCCGGGATCTGGATCGTGCTGTGTATCGGCGGGCTGTTTGTGGCCTGGCAGATCCACAGCGAGTACGCCTACGAGCCGGTCGGCCCGCGCCCTTTCCCGATGGGCATTATCGCGCTGATGCTGCTGTGCGCGGTGCTGTTACTGCTGCGCCAACCGGATGTCGTCGCCTGGCCGCATCACGCCGTGCTGCAACGGCTGGTGGTGATGGTGATTGTGTTGCTCCTTTATGCCTGGGGCTTTGAATGGCTGGGCTTTCCGCTCGCCACCGCGCTGCTGACGGCGGTGATCGGCATGCTTTTCGGCGCGCAGCTTCCGGCAGCGCTGGTATCCGGCGTGGTGATGGGCGGCGTGCTCTGGTACGCCTTTGACCGCTTGCTTGACGTGACGCTGCCCCTCGGGGCCTGGCTTAATTAACGGGAGCTTTTATGGATACCTGGCTTTATCTCTCGCAGGGCTTCGCCGTCGCGCTGACGCCCACCAACCTGCTGATTGCGCTGATTGGCTGTTTTGTCGGCACTATCGTCGGGCTGCTGCCGGGCCTCGGGCCGATTAACGGCGTCGCCATTTTGCTGCCGCTGGCGTTCGCGATTCATCTGCCTGCGGAATCGGCGCTGATCCTGCTCGCCACGGTCTACATCGGCTGTGAATATGGCGGGCGCATTTCATCGATACTGCTCAACGTGCCGGGCGACGCGGCGGCGATCATGACGGCGCTGGACGGCTACCCGATGGCGCAGCAGGGGCGCGGCGGTGTGGCGCTCTCCATCTCCGCCGTCAGCTCGTTCGTCGGCTCGTTTATCGCGATTTTCGGCATTATTCTTTTCGCGCCGGTACTGGCGGAGTGGTCGCTGGCGTTCGGCCCGGCGGAATATTTCGCGCTGATGGTGTTCGCCATCGCCTGCCTTGGCAGCATGATGGCGCAAAACCCGCTGAAGTCGTTCCTGGCCGCGTTGATTGGCCTCGGGCTTGCGACGGTCGGCGTGGACGCCAATACCGGCGTGTATCGCTTTACGTTTGACAGCGTACATCTCTCGGATGGCGTGCAGTTCATCGTGGTGGTGATTGGCCTGTTCTCGGTGTCTGAAATTCTGCTGATGCTGGAAAGCACCAGCAGCGGCCAGACGCTGGTGCGTAAAACCGGGCGCATGATGTTTAACGCCAAAGAAGCGGCTGCCTGTACGGGCGCGACGCTACGCTCGTCGGTGATCGGCTTTTTTGTCGGCATCCTGCCGGGCGCAGGGGCGACTATCGCCAGCGCCATTACCTATATGACAGAGAAAAAGCTCGGCGATAAAGACGGCTCGTTCGGCAAAGGCGATATTCGCGGCGTGGCGGCGCCCGAGGCGGCGAACAACGCCTCGGCCTGCGGCTCGTTTATCCCGATGCTCACCTTAGGCGTGCCCGGCTCCGGCACCACGGCGGTCATGATGGGCGCGTTGACGCTCTATAACATTACGCCGGGTCCGGCAATGTTTACCGAACAGCCGGATATCGTCTGGGGGCTTATCGCGGCGCTGCTTATCGCCAACGTGATGCTGCTTATCATGAACATTCCGCTGATTGGCCTCTTCACCCGGATGCTGACCATTCCGCTGTGGTTCCTGGTGCCGGCCATCGCGGCGGTTTCAGCGGTAGGCGTCTACGCGGTGCACAGCACGACGTTCGATCTGGTGCTGATGGTGGGCCTCGGCGTGCTGGGCTATATCCTGCGTAAAATGCACTTCCCGATGTCGCCGCTGATCCTGGGTTTCGTGCTGGGGGAGATGCTGGAGCAGAACCTGCGCCGCGCGCTCTCTATCAGTAACGGCGAGCTCGGTATTCTCTGGCAGAGCGGCGTGACCAAAACCCTGCTTATCATGGCCACGCTGGTGATTGTCGTGCCGCCGCTGGTGAAGCAGCTACGCAAGCGTCAGCTAAAAACGCAGGACGATCCTGCCTCCTGAGGGTAAAACGTCGCTGGTCGCCGCGTAGCGGCCAGCGACGGAAACCATTGTATTTTCGCCGTATCTGCCTGATAGTTACCGTTTCAACTTTCTGGTTATCCGTTATGACCGTCGCATCGTCCCGTTCGGGGTTAACATTCGCAGCGCTGGCGCTGGTCCTGATTCTTGTTTACACCGGTATCAGCGCAGGAGACAAACTCACCTGGCTGATGGAAGTAACGCCGGTCATTATTATCGTTCCGCTCTTGATGGCCACGTATTCGCGCTATCCGTTAACTCCGCTGCTTTATGTGCTGATTTTCTTCCATGCCATCATTTTGATGGTCGGCGGTATGTACACGTACGCAAAAGTCCCCCTCGGTTTTGACGTTCAGGCGTGGCTGGATTTAAGCCGCAATCCTTACGACAAACTGGGACACTTTTTTCAGGGACTCGTACCGGCGCTGGCGGCGCGGGAAATTTTGCTGCGCGGCGGCTACGTTCACGGACGTAAAATGCTCGCCTTCGTGGTCTGCTGTATTGCGCTGGCGATTAGCGCCGTTTACGAGTTGATCGAATGGTGGTCGGCGCTGGCGCTGGGACAAGGCGCGGATGACTTTCTCGGCACCCAGGGCGATCCCTGGGATACCCAGTCGGATATGTTTTGCGCCCTGCTCGGCGCGCTGACCACCGTTTTAGCCTTGAGCCACTGGCATACAAAGCAGCTATTGCACATCCAGCGCGCCTGAGTCAGGAATGGCCTGCTGGTTTACCCAGTCACGTAACGCCCGGCGGGATATTT
Encoded proteins:
- the tctD gene encoding Transcriptional regulatory protein tctD → MRLLLAEDNRELAHWLEKALTNTGFAVDCVGDGLAAEHLLQNERYAVAVLDIEMPRMSGLEVLSRLRRRGQAVPVLLLTAHGAVADRVKGLNEGADDYLPKPFELSELEARLRALVRRSEGQVQEAQRLGELTFHDAGYFELQGRPLALTPREHALLTVLMYRRRRPVTRQQLFEQVFSLSDDVSPESIEIYIHRLRKKLLASNVQITTLRGLGYVLECSDELVAP
- the yjdF gene encoding Inner membrane protein yjdF, coding for MTVASSRSGLTFAALALVLILVYTGISAGDKLTWLMEVTPVIIIVPLLMATYSRYPLTPLLYVLIFFHAIILMVGGMYTYAKVPLGFDVQAWLDLSRNPYDKLGHFFQGLVPALAAREILLRGGYVHGRKMLAFVVCCIALAISAVYELIEWWSALALGQGADDFLGTQGDPWDTQSDMFCALLGALTTVLALSHWHTKQLLHIQRA
- a CDS encoding Uncharacterized 52.8 kDa protein in TAR-I ttuC' 3'region; translation: MDTWLYLSQGFAVALTPTNLLIALIGCFVGTIVGLLPGLGPINGVAILLPLAFAIHLPAESALILLATVYIGCEYGGRISSILLNVPGDAAAIMTALDGYPMAQQGRGGVALSISAVSSFVGSFIAIFGIILFAPVLAEWSLAFGPAEYFALMVFAIACLGSMMAQNPLKSFLAALIGLGLATVGVDANTGVYRFTFDSVHLSDGVQFIVVVIGLFSVSEILLMLESTSSGQTLVRKTGRMMFNAKEAAACTGATLRSSVIGFFVGILPGAGATIASAITYMTEKKLGDKDGSFGKGDIRGVAAPEAANNASACGSFIPMLTLGVPGSGTTAVMMGALTLYNITPGPAMFTEQPDIVWGLIAALLIANVMLLIMNIPLIGLFTRMLTIPLWFLVPAIAAVSAVGVYAVHSTTFDLVLMVGLGVLGYILRKMHFPMSPLILGFVLGEMLEQNLRRALSISNGELGILWQSGVTKTLLIMATLVIVVPPLVKQLRKRQLKTQDDPAS
- a CDS encoding CinA-like protein, which codes for MVKPSLPAEKIMLQTEMLSTGDEVLHGQIVDTNAAWLADLFFNQGLPLTRRNTVGDSLESLVSALTERSQHADILIVNGGLGPTSDDLSAEAAARAAGVELVLHEGWLAQMERFFTARGRVMAASNRKQALLPAGSEMIDNPVGTACGFAIKLNRCLIFFTPGVPSEFKRMVEHEILPRLRERFTLPAPPLCLRLTTFGRSESDLAAELDPLTLPPDVAMGYRSSTPIIELKLTGPASRRAEMEALWPHVREVAGDSLIFEGTETLPAQIARCLREQQLSITLSEQFTAGLLALQLSGADAPLLASEVLPAQVETLAQTAHWNVDRRSRHLADLALSIASFEDDEINIALTTPQGTQAVRLRFNASRYALRIRQEICAMMALTLVRRWLNGQDVTASQGWVQVVETHTV
- the yfaZ gene encoding Uncharacterized protein yfaZ, which gives rise to MGEHYTNMGVGFGTESSGLQLTGNWAHNDDHGDIVGAGLGFNLPLGPFMVTPGVKAIYLNPNEGDEGYAAAVGGGVRWDIGQRISLFGDYYYSPDSLSSGVNDYQEASAGARFSLFRPLSVEAGYRYINMTGKDGDRDSKVADGPYLGVSAGF